Genomic DNA from Diorhabda carinulata isolate Delta chromosome 10, icDioCari1.1, whole genome shotgun sequence:
TTTGCATATCTgtgaaactttgaaattccccaaaaatgttttcctaaaattataacataaaatctataaacgaaaatttttatattgtataacaATTACCttgaaattcatgaaatttttcaaagcaGTTCCGTAAACAAGAAGAACAGAGGGTCCGATTTCCAGTTCTACGCTTACCGTATCAGCTGGTAGAGTTGTCGGATCGAATTTCTTTGTGCCATCCGGAGAacgttttcgattttttctctGATGAGGAAATCGTATCGGAGATAacaatatttcttctttcactGGAGTGGAAATGTTAGCTTGTGGTTGAGGCCCTAGAGGGGGACTCGGATGATAAGTGTAAATGATGTTTATGGCTCCTATAGGTACCCACCAGAAGTCCACCCAACCGGAACTAAGAAAaagatatagttttattttttatagtgagTTTGTGAGATAAATcattatgttaattttaatttaataccTTTTTTGACACATATTTCTCCATTTTGGTATAGCTTCTGTTTTTTTGGTAGTTGAACCATCTTTTGATAATACTTTGGCATGTTTTTCTAGAGCTAAAATTATATTACGACTGGTGTGGAATTCAGGAATAAATAAACTCAAGTCTATACTCTCtccctaaaaaaataaatttataattaaataaaaaagataattttgttGGAATAGagtatcaaaaaaatgaattactgATCAGCAAACATATTAGAAaagtaaacaacaaaaatagtaggaataaaactaattaaatgtaccaaaaacaatttatggTATAGAAAAGAAGTcgaataaaaagaaatacttTAAGAACACTgtagtaaaataaatttaaactcATATTATCTTACCTGTATAGACAAATTAACTGGTACTGTTATTGGTAAGTATTCATCAAAAGGTAAATCAAAAGATAGATGTAAAAAGTGAGCACATAATGCTAGCTGAGTATTTTCTAATCGGTTTCTTTGTCCTGCACTGCTACAATCTATCCAATTGTATTGGTTAACTAGAGTAACTAGTTCACAATGTTTCAATGTTAAACCAAATCTCCAAGTGTAtggaacaaaattaattaaatccgGACGTTGTTTTGAGGCCCAATCGTTTATTAAATCTAAAATGACAAAAAGTATACACAAACAGGGTAGTTAATAGAGGGTGGCGACTGGAAGTATCCAAGAAAACTGTATGTCCAGTAATATCCAGAGCGAGACaacattaataaaaactaaaaaagctAAGAAAAAAGTCAGTATATGTTAACACTTTACCATTTTGATAAATATGTGAGAATATTTCATAAGCCGTATAGtattgcatttaaaatttgCCAGAAAAAATCATAAGATGTAACTATTATATAACTCCCTTTAgttttagattgaaaaattgaaaatgttatttatttctgaaatctggacataaaaaaagttacagtataaaacaataaaattcatataaaaaatttgatatctgatcattgaaattcaaattataaaacatgCAGAATCTTTTATCaagtataactttttttcataaaattaatgataaacaaGTTTTCCATATATATGGTACCAACTTGAAGAGACATTGTATATTTGGAATAGCTTACCTGTGAAAAACCATTTGtggaagaaaattaaattaatagtaGCTTTACATCCCGTGAGGTTAACTTCCCACAACTGGTGATCATTCCATACAAGGGGATAGTGACACAAAATCGAAAATTCCAAAGTTTCGCTTTCAACAAAATCTCGAAACTGCAAACTAGTAGTCGATTCCAAATGTAATAGTTGACCTTTAATCACGGTGGTGTAACCTGATTCTGAAGTCACCCAGGGTATGGTAACctattgaaaatatgtataagaTTGTGTCAACTTATACAAggatccaataaaaaaaattcatttttctacaTTCTGTAGAGTAGTTCAGAATTTCTTCATTATAAATAGTGATAATTgcatacatacaaaaaaatcttttcaatgaCTCTCATACAAAACTCTTCCACCTCTAGAGCCAAGCTCTTAATGAGATTCATTCGCTAGTTACAAAATTCCCTGTAGTCTTAAGCACACATAAATTCTTGTAGAAGCAAGGATATGACTTCCTTGAAGGCACTTAAAGTATTAGAATTCATTAGAGGTCGTGAGCTTCAGATGGTACAGTACTGACAACAATGCTTATGGAGGGCTATATAGACATTTTGCAGTTCAATATGTTCACACAATAGATTCCATGAAAACTGTTCATCTTGTTCATCAAAGGTGATATTTTTGAGTTACAATTACCTCCAAATAGCTCCCTGCACCTACATTGATGTGAACGGCATTAGTTTCTTTAtcttttgtaaataatatatcTATAGTGGCTTCATTTTGCATCAATAATCTTACATCAAAAGACTGCATTTGTCTTTTTTCTCCCGGTTTAGGTGGAACAGTTACTTCCATTGGTAAATAGTCCTGAGGgtagaaaaacttgaaaaggTGTTCTCTTTGTCGGTCAGCCCAAGGTCCATAGCTAAAATCAGTTCCTAAAAGACAAGATTTACaacaattcattaaaatattctaattataCCTTTTCCACATTTAATGTCGATTCCCCATTGTGGCGGACTTGGTTCCACAATTTCTCCATTGGCTAAAGTGATTAAAACAGGTTCTTCAGGTACTAATCCTGGTTCATCCATGTAAAAATATAACTCCACATCATTGGTTGACATCAGTACAAAACCTTCACCCATATACCTTGGAGGATCGTCTAACATTCCTGTATATTTAATACTAGGTGCTAACATAACTTTAACATTTTCAGCTTTACATTTAACAAAATGCATAAATCTGTCGAGGGTGCACACTGCTGGTTTGGTAGAATAAACAAAGTGGGACTCTTCAAAAGTTATGCTTAGAGTTGTAGGGATTAAGTGATTGCCAAATACTACACGACTCtgtaaatagaatattttatatttcacaaaaaaataatatttatagtaaCTAACAGATGAAACATCACACTTTATGACTGGTATCAAATCTCTCCACGTTTTTGCCATTGCAGCTTCCggtttttgcttttttgaagattttttcagAGCCACTTGAGCACCATCCTCATTTTTTTCAGTGTCTGTAtcaagtttttcattatttggaaatatGGTCGGACTTAAAccaaaaactttttctaatctCGAATAAAGTTCTGAGCGGTTGTAAACATGAAGTTCAAATACATTTAACATTACAGATAATCTTGTATCAGAATGcgataaatctataaaaatcaatatataatgaaatattgattattttaataatatgaagTTTACCTTCACTAACATCCTTGGGAACATAAGATCTCCACCATCTAAAGATTAAATAACCATCTTGAACCCTCACTGTGTAATCGTGGGTAATATATACCACATCTCTGAACATTATCTTCCCGGAGAGCGCATTTAAAGTTAAAGATCCTAAAagtagattttttataatatttattaaaacactataaataattatattaccTATTTTGAAAAAGCCTTCtctaataaatagtttattaacaatttttgtgaTAACATATCCAATAACTCTAGAATTGTAATACGTGATATATATGACCCAAGATACAGCGAAAACCAAACTACAAAGTAACATTGCGAAGTTTGAATCCATTTTGATGTCATCTAAATTTAAATGCTTCGATGTTACATTGGAAACTGGAGTAAAATACTCTGGAGAAAATGTAGAAGACTCcattatattatttctaattgttgctactattattaagaaaaatatatttaatgtgCTTTATAAATAACTACATTTTGCACAAATATAATTGTGCATTAAGAAACTACACTTGCAACGATAATGGTATAACTTTTGACCCCTTTTATCATTACGATCTATGACTATTTTCCGGATAAAAACATTAGTTGATTAAATCTGTCATTAGGTAAACATTTGATgattattgattaaataaagtCTGTATAATCATCGTCATAATATATCGACATTGCCAGTTATTACGAAATTCCAGGTTTCCCttattaagaaacaaaaattgttgatttttctcaaaCTACACTTGCAATACTGAAAATggtcattttcaaaaaatattgatcacATTGAACGTGttatatattaacaaattcTCTAATAAAATACTCTTAAAAAGTTTTAGATTcaatgttttgaataaaaataaaatgcgtAAACTAATTTTCTCAAAGGATTCTTCATAAAAACCTAATTTCGAATTGAAATGTAGGgattatcattaataaataaaaattataatttatccaCATGCAGATAAACTTGACAACATCAATGTTGTTTGTGACTAAAGTTATATAGAAATTAGGTTAATTGTCAATTGTCATATGTGtactaaagttttttttataaaaatttaatttttttattcacgtACTTCATTTTATTAgatctaatatttttctatacgttataaaacaatttatttgttagGGAATTAAACGATATCTAATTAATATTGCTCGTAAATCTTATTATCGAATATAAATGCATTGAAAATTACGCCTGTAATTTTCCACCATCTGTATTAACCTCTAACCAGTTTGAAATATAAGGAGTAGGGGAACTTGAAAAATTAAACTtgcttttgtttttgtattttttacgTGCTTAGAATTGTTAATAGTCGTTAAGTTAGACTGTACTTAATAATACATAGTTTAATTAGTTATCAAGAGAGTAGTTCACCTGGAGTTTTTGTACGTGTGAATTTGAGAAATATGTGAGTACGATTAGTTTTATAATTGtttgatacaaatatttatatattactcGGTGGTTAGTTTCTTGAGTAAAAATCCTGTTATTACCTTTGAggattataaaacaaatatcagTGGAATAATCATGGTTTTGAATGACGCTTATACCAatacaacaatattttaattgcaCTGGTGCCTACTTAGTACTGTTTACAAACGAATTCATTTTACGCAATACTGATTCTCATTTGtcactaaataaatttttatatatttcagattaataatttatattcaagaatacatttttcatttaccTACTTCacatattgttaattttatagattttcatGATTTAATTAATAAGAATACAGGAAAATTGtagtataaaaagtattttaaagtACCGTTAAGATTATACCTAAGTGCACTAGAAGTAAATACTCGTTATTCAATGCTTGATCTAATTACGAGGGCATTGATATTAAAAGTCTTTTCAGTGTGCATGcattttttcgtaatttgaTGGATGCATTATTCCTTGGCGTAAATAATtctttcgataaaaaatttggatgaataatgcataatatatcaataaatatcagTATGCAAATACTAACCGGTGGTAATCCGACGCCATCTTAAATAGACAAATGTATGTCAAATAATGACTATATCGCCggcaataaataaatgaaaatttgttaaataaatattttgcactactaattatttaaataaatggcATCTTAGCAAAGAAAACAATTaagttaattttgttaattctgaTAGATGaaggaaaaatcaaaacaatgtgcTAGTCGGTATATTCCGTACGAAATAGCATGGCGTCCATTTATGACGTTATTATTATTGCTACTACTACTTGAACATATTTGCATATAATATATTGAGTCgatattacaaataatatatattcgaatatttGTTCGTTCacttcatttttctttgaatttataGATTCAAAAAGGTTATTTAAACTTGGTTTATGcaactaaaattaaaactaaattagaattaacattaaactaaactttcttgttaattttttggtttatgcagtaaattaaggataattataaattactggtAACCAGTAGAAATTCCCTGTATAGGTCCTTTTTGTTATACAAATGTGGAAAGCTCCTGACACCAAGGTTGCCAGATCCTTGCTGTTAAATTCGACACAATATATCCTCCCCCCTCCCGAAAAACAAGAGCgggaaaagtatattttatgtaacttttcatttaattttttctaatttgtcacTCGTAAAAGTAAAATACGGGACAAAGTAGTATTGCTGTTTCTTATTTTGTTGATatcagtattaaaaataaaacaccacggCGGAAAGTGGCGGAATAACGCGAATAACAATTTCATAACCAAAGAACAAGAatgttgtaaacaaaacaatacaataCAGATCGAAATGACGTATTCTAtactcataacctcacaaactAAGGAATTAAACTAAGTAGTTAAAAGTTGGCAAActcttagtttatttttaatataaatttactgTTAACTTTCTGCACGAACTACAAGTACCATTTCTTTCAacaagtaatttaatttgttagtttttaattttggctgcataaaccaagtaataaatccattatttattttttttatttcataattcgTATCGGATAGATTATAACCTTTaatgttattataataaaaaaaaatctcatataattatttaataatagaggttcgtttcaaatttagaatatttgtaCATATAAAACAATCCACACCGTATATAACAAGTTATATTACAGCAGATTAGATTTCaacattgaattttataaaatatgacactgaagtataaataaatatttccaaaccactggaataatttgaaatagcATCATTATGGAATATTTACGTTGAAAGCGttgaatttatttacatatttatttcatcaattcgatctttcttataaaaactttatatatattataatttaataaggTATTGTTTTCTTCTAATAAAGTTTTTGCAATATGgttatatttacattgttgtcagatcttcactttttcttggttttgaaaataactttgcTAATTTAAATACGCGATCCCTAcacatattattatttattgcagGGCTTCTTCGGAAATAGGTGTTAcaggtttttataaaaacaaaaatatttttattaccgGCGCTACTGGATTTGTTGGTGTGAGTCtcttagaaaaaattttacgtAGTATTCCCGAACACGGAGACATCTATTTATTAGTAAGACCAAAAAAAGGGAAAGAAATTTCTGAAAGattggaagaaataaaaaagaattctgTTTTTGAAACtctgtttgaagaaaaaagcgTTGAACAGGTACGTAAAAGTTTCTATTTAACTCTAACCTCATTTAGATAATTGCAGTACATCTTTTTATTTCTCCATTTTAACTTCAGTATTTACGGTTTTCTAATTTGTCTCTTAAAAAGTTGGTTGAATAGCAGTAGAAGCAGATTAATGTAAATAGTGGATAAACGTATTTTATTTAAGGTATTTTCCAAAGTACGTGCTGTTGAAGGTGATGTCGGACAAGAAAATTTGGGATTATCAGCATCAGACCGGCAACTCCTTACGGAAAATATCGATGTTATATTTCATTCTGCCGCTACTTTAGACTTTGGTGATACGCTAAAAACTAcagttaatataaatttattgggTACTAGACGTATTACCGAATTAGCGAAAGAATGTAGGCATTTGGCCGTATTGGTACAAGTCAGCAGTGCATATGTAAATTCATATAGACTGGATGCAGATGAggtattgtaaaaaaaatatctataaaccaAATCTTAACATGCTTCAATTGAAAGGTTATCTATCCCCTTCCAAGAGATGCCGATGAACTAATAGCTACAATTGAGAAACTCAGCCCCCAAGAGTTGGAAGAAGAAACGCCCAAATTATTGGGAAATCATCCAAATACGTatacaataacaaaacataTGGCCGAGCATGAAATACAGAAATGCGAAAATTTATTTCCTTGTGTTATCGTTCGACCAAGCATGAGTgagtaatataattttatctacaattttttttatctactcattagtatatgtatatatatattatatattaaccatttaaaaataattttaattagcTGAAGTTAGTTgaaattacttaatttttggAGTTTGGTCATTATTTCCAGTTTAACAGTAATTATCACATTCAATTAGAATCTAATAAATTCCAATCACAAAAACTTGTTTATTTAATATGGTATCATTAGtttcatgaaatatttcaacataaaaaaaattcctgaaatttttattgtttattgataaaaatataactattattctttttttataaaaaacatcacaaagtcagaattttcagttttcttatttGGTGTTTCTAACAAATTTCTGCTTTTTCAAGAACTTGTTCAATTTCGGGAATTTAAGGGCAAAGGTGTTATTTGAATTGATGGAGTCCTAGATTTGTCTAGAAGAGTAATCAGATATTGAAGTGTCTTGTACTTAACTTCAATAATGGatttacacttcattttatttaaatttaagcTGATCAATATCCTCTTGGGGTATCTCATTCCATGCTGCTTCAATCTAATGTCAAAGAACAACCAGAAATTGAAGAGGACCTACAAAAAACATCATGAGTTCAAATTGCtcaattttctcatattatCTTAGTGTTTCTTGTTCAGTGATTCTTACTAGAGAACATTTCCTATAAGTAATACTTCTCAAACATccagtataattttttttgttagttataAGGACCATTCGTTATACATACCAGGGTTCTTGTGAAAATAGATTTAGCTGATGTtgattttttagtataaaattatcaacaaatatgACATATACTCCGTGACATAAAAAGACACtcttaaacttattttatttacttaatattCTGCTCAATAACTGGTTAATATGGTCAATAATGGGTTAAAGCTTCTATTCCGTTCATTTTATCTAATGCATCTAGCTGATCAACATCCATCTAGAGTCTCTCATTCTATGCTACTACTACTATATAATGTCAAATAATCACCAGAAATTAAGGAGGACTATGTAAATTTCTTAACCTTTCACCATGTGCCAAACATGTTTAATTCCTAAAATTTTGGGGCAAAGCTAGTATATGAATTGAAGGAGTCCAAGGTTTGCCTAGAAGCATAGTTGGATTTTGAAGTGATTTGTCCCTAACTTCAATATTGATTTGGAGCTTCACGATTCTGTTTGCTCTCTTCACTGCATCTAGACATAATTAGCTAGTCGATATcctatatatgaattgaaggaGTCCAAGGTTTGTCTAGAACCATAGTTCGATTTTGATGTGTCCCAAGGTAGGGAATCAGATAAGGTTccattatttttgagaaaaaaatactactTACTAACTATTCTGAATACATCTTGACTAAAACAGAACTTAATAATTTGTAATGAAGGAACAagtgataaattatttgtataatctTGAATCTACCCTCTACCCTTTGCTTGAACAGTACCATATATTTGGTTAggcaataataaaaaactacttaaagtattgatataaaaaaataagtcctGATGctttggtatatatatatatatatatatatatatatatatatatatatatatatatatatatatatatatatttttagtaattgGTAGTTGGAAAGAACCTTCTCCGGGATGGACTATTAGTAAGAATGGTCCTCAAGGATTTCTAATGGGTGCAGCAAAAGGAGTGATAAGAAGATTACCAGTTGCAGTTGATTTGATCTACGATTACATACCAATCGATATAGTTGTTAATACTCTTCTTGTTGCTGGTTTCCATGCGGGTGAGTCAGCCTATTACTATTTTATTACtacatataataaattgtttgtttttgttacgAAATCTTATCACTTTATCTGTCATTGTAATAACTAAACAGTTTCATCACATTTATAATACTAATTCGTTTATAATGAccataaaatgataattttcataagtatcaaaaattttaatgttatttttcaatatcacTAATTTGTTATGGAAAAATAGCTCTACTACattataatttaacaaaatatatgctAATTATATATTAAGTACACTCGTCAGCAAAAAATCTCGTAATTTGTTATTTGGTTTAGACTTTTTATGGAAGAACTTCAATATTTATACTTGAGATAAAGTTATCGTCTTAAGATTGATGATACCTTTTGCTGCTTTATTATCTAttggtatttttcaatgtttgtctatcaattttttataaatatatttagatatcCACAAAATATCCAATAATATCTCTTATTATCTGTTTATATTCATTAATGTACGTTACTGACTATCAATTCTGCCAATATATATCAATGTGTCATTATCtaacaattttgataagaatatgtcagtatttaataatattcattacTATCTAtcagtatttatcaaaattgatcACTATCTATAAACATATATCAATATGTCTGAATAGCTACCAATAACTATTACTATATgtcaataataattgtaaatacctattaatatctattaatattaattacgATCTGCCAAAACCTATCAATATTTATTGGTATCGGTcaacataaatcaaaaaatctcAATAGCCATCAATATCTGTCAATATTTATTGGTATCTGTCAATATTTATTGGTATCTgtcaatataaatcaaaaaatcttaATAGCCATCAGTATATGTTAATACCTGTCAATGGCAGTGTGAAAGTCTATCAGTATCTGTCAATATTTATCAGGGTAACTCAGTTTTGATCATTTTTCAATACCTATGCATATATCtaaacatttatcaatatttgttgctatctgtcaattataattataaatatctatttgTATCTGtcgatatttattaatatctatCAATAACTATTACTATTTGTCAATATATCTAAATATCTGATGCTATCTGTCaagtataattataaataactatCAATATCtgtagatttttattaatatctaacaatattaattaccatttgtcaatataaataaatttttatcaaaactaatTGCCATTTGTCAACATATATCAATATATCTGAATATCCATCAAtatctattaatataattataaatagctATCAATAtctgttaatatttattaatatctaaCAATATGGATTACTATTTGtcaatatatattaatttttaccaCAATTAATTACCATTTGTCaacatatatcaaaatatttgaatagctATTAATATCTGTTATCATCtgttaataattgttaataataattgtgaatGCATATTATTATTTAGCAATATGGATTACTATTTGTcaatatatatcaatttttaccaaattaattacaaattgtCAACGTAAAGGTCCATTAATAATAGATGCATAAAAAGTCCAAAGAGTAAGATGGTTGGGGCATGCTAAAAGGTTACcggaaaatagatttttaaaaatgcgTTATTTAAGAAGGGaagaaccaaataaaaaaatgattggatACACTTTTGAAGGATATTAGAGTGGTAGAACCGATTTGGAACGCAAAAGTACAAAATCGCAATCTGTGGAGAAGAACAGTTGAAGACcgattagaaaagaaaaataaatcaagtgCCTAGAGGCTTGTAGTACTGTAAATATATAGTGTAACAAACTATTTTTCCTTTAAAAGATATTATGCTTTGAAGATAAGAATGAATATGTGCTATgatttatatcagttttattttttgaaaaaaaaaaattaaatctccCCCTTTCCTTTAAATCGAAATCTTGATAAAATAAGGGACTTAAGAGCTATAGATTCAAGTATAAATGCAAACGGCATTTATGTTAATTTTGCTGAAGAGTGTATAACTAAATATTGCATTGTTCACTACAGCGCTTGAGGTAAATGACtgcattatttatatatttaccaAATCTTATGTCTGTCATCTCTGATAAATTTATATGGGTCATAATGCTACACGTTGtatctaaatatataaatatttattaaagtgATTAACATCACATTTCAATCACGCGCTATACGATCAAACAGTGTAAATTTCGGTTAAAATCACTTATTCGGGTGTCTTGAAAATATGAGGAAATGTTTCACAATTAGTAGTGAACTTAGATCTTTGTTGttcaatttctatttaaaactgAAGTATGCTTTTTCTCCTGAAAGATCCTTACCTattacaaaatgttttcaacaattttttttccttcaaagGCCCCACTTTCAGAGCTTTAATCGAAGTACGTCTTCTAATTTCCGATAGTGTATTGAAATGCTCTCCTCTGATGGTGAAAACAGCAGGAAATCGGAAAAACGGTAGAATCTATCGATCAGCACACCATGAACAATTCATAACACAACAATGATAAGgcattttcatataaatttgcctgaaattaattattcaaaaattaaaaattcaccCAATGTTGACAAATGCAACTAGTCTTCGAAATGAGATTGTGTGCAACCCTTTGAGACATagaacataacctaaaaatgttAAATCTTTTAACGTTTAAAGCCGATTCATAAATTTTGCAGTTACTAAATCAAAAACATTGAAGTGCACAAGATAATTCATAGTTGCCGTTTCCGTCTCCGTCTGACGTTggtgactttcaacataaacgGCAATGGCAAACGGAAAgtaaagtttatgaatcggcatTAAAACCATTCACAGTTGCGTTTGCCGATCGGTCTGCCGTTGGTAACTTTCaacataaatgaattttatgttGCAATAGAAAAAAAGCCAATCACATCCGTTTGCGTTTGTCACGTGTTTTTGACGTATGACATTAGAGCATGATGTTGGGAGTCTTTCTATTTGTTTGTCTATGGTGGTCTTTTGGGTTTGTTTgtgactttcaacataaacgaattttatcttttctcgTCGGCCGTTCGTAGCAATGGAAAAGAGCTAATCACATTCGTATGCGTTTGTAGTGCGTGATGTTGGGGTAATTGCCCTTTCTCCTCGTTTATGATGGTTTTGCTTGTTTTCTTttcgttattttccataatatcgtccataaataccagattacaaacaaaaatacaaaaatatcacgaaaacaaaaagcagtacCCACGTcataaagaataacaaaatgttTAGGTTAACAGCAGAAACGTCAAGGTTATGAATAGGGTTAATAGACGTCAAATGACAAACGTCACCTGCGAACGGtaacgaattttattttatcccGTCGGTCATTCGTAGCAACTTTCGAAG
This window encodes:
- the LOC130898751 gene encoding putative fatty acyl-CoA reductase CG8306 gives rise to the protein MASSEIGVTGFYKNKNIFITGATGFVGVSLLEKILRSIPEHGDIYLLVRPKKGKEISERLEEIKKNSVFETLFEEKSVEQVFSKVRAVEGDVGQENLGLSASDRQLLTENIDVIFHSAATLDFGDTLKTTVNINLLGTRRITELAKECRHLAVLVQVSSAYVNSYRLDADEVIYPLPRDADELIATIEKLSPQELEEETPKLLGNHPNTYTITKHMAEHEIQKCENLFPCVIVRPSMIIGSWKEPSPGWTISKNGPQGFLMGAAKGVIRRLPVAVDLIYDYIPIDIVVNTLLVAGFHAGQVKSTKVEIYHATSSTRQPFRWAAVENGISDYLHKYPLKSAVWYPRLKFLPSITWYRISALFVHLFPAIILDTVTRLTGGRPILMKLHRNVNNSLGMLEKFIFTEWRFTAEKTSELQKWLTEEDKRHFNLDLSDLKWDEYFVDLTLGARIYLNKDPKKTLDDARTKDKLLFVLHIFWQVLVISFIWYIFACIIGKSMYSSVIIVPVIYFLFQLL